A region of Myxococcus stipitatus DSM 14675 DNA encodes the following proteins:
- a CDS encoding DUF2167 domain-containing protein, whose amino-acid sequence MQRGRWLFVVLSLVAMNAWAQAPEQGAEQEEAALPSLPELHPKTGEVVLGNGMAKMVVPANFGYLSPEEAEKVLVEVWGNPPGSTTLGMLVPSDVAVDSPAGWGVVISYDDDGHVEDEDAAGIDYGDLLKDMQEGTREENKERASAGYGTVDLVGWAAQPHYDASSRKLYWAQELAFGDSKEHTLNYNVRVLGKEGVLVLNAVSSMVALPQVEKDMQQVLGFTHFMPGHRYEDFDPSTGRVAAYGIGGLVAGKVAAKAGLFKGLLAVLVAGKKAIFAGLAVLVVALGKLFKRGGNSDGTP is encoded by the coding sequence ATGCAGCGTGGGCGATGGTTGTTCGTGGTGTTGTCGTTGGTGGCGATGAACGCGTGGGCGCAGGCGCCCGAGCAAGGCGCCGAGCAGGAGGAGGCCGCGCTCCCGTCGCTGCCCGAGCTGCACCCGAAGACGGGCGAGGTGGTGCTGGGCAACGGCATGGCGAAGATGGTGGTGCCCGCCAACTTCGGCTACCTCTCGCCCGAAGAGGCGGAGAAGGTCCTGGTGGAGGTCTGGGGCAATCCTCCGGGCTCCACGACGCTGGGCATGCTGGTGCCGTCGGATGTGGCGGTGGACTCGCCCGCGGGCTGGGGCGTCGTCATCTCGTATGACGACGATGGCCACGTGGAGGACGAGGACGCGGCGGGCATCGACTACGGGGACCTGCTCAAGGACATGCAGGAGGGCACCCGCGAGGAGAACAAGGAGCGCGCGAGCGCCGGCTACGGGACGGTGGACCTGGTGGGTTGGGCCGCGCAGCCGCACTACGACGCGAGCTCGCGCAAGCTGTACTGGGCGCAGGAGCTGGCCTTCGGTGACTCGAAGGAGCACACGCTGAACTACAACGTCCGCGTGCTGGGCAAGGAGGGCGTGCTGGTGCTCAACGCCGTCTCCAGCATGGTGGCGCTGCCCCAGGTGGAGAAGGACATGCAGCAGGTGCTGGGCTTCACGCACTTCATGCCGGGTCACCGTTACGAGGACTTCGACCCCAGCACGGGTCGCGTGGCGGCGTACGGCATCGGCGGTCTGGTGGCCGGCAAGGTCGCCGCGAAGGCGGGCCTCTTCAAGGGTCTGCTCGCGGTGCTGGTGGCGGGCAAGAAGGCCATCTTCGCGGGCCTCGCGGTCCTGGTCGTCGCGCTGGGCAAGCTGTTCAAGCGCGGCGGCAACAGCGACGGCACGCCGTAG
- the mfd gene encoding transcription-repair coupling factor — MDTPFTQRLDGEAAAQHGGVPLVAGDTLTRLLAELRPGHRVRTQGLKGSARGHVLARLHREARAPLVCVAADEEAADALASDLAFFLGGTGTLLKPSVLRLPADEVLPYDELSPDAAPVTERLGALYHLSRGTRFPVLVISLRALHRRVLRPDVMDALTDRVVVGQDYDRDTLARKLARMGYQNSPLVEDVGTFSVRGGLLDVFSPLYDKPVRLEFFGDTIDSIRVFDPESQRTVDALKEVDLVPARELLLTEDTRPRAEAAARAVADRINLPTIQLRERLDALREGLPGFGLEGLLPGLFEGGLATLFDFLGPWSTQPPIFYLDDPLELGRAADALWDELELTFAAAEERKDLICPPAEHFLSREAVAEKLAAFRVVEGGGLSLTQSEKPPVLFQFGGTQDLREAILAHHGEEGALSPLVERLQRWRDSRVACAVACGTLSQADRLKRLLLDRNVMVKVHTEPMTDASALYEPSVWAHLFTGEVSQGFVDGSGGLAVLSDEEIFGVRARRRVKRSKKLDAFAAGFKDLKEGDLIVHTDFGIGRYSGLTKMQVNGVPGDFLVLEYAGRDKIYLPVGRMRLIQKFTGGNPESVQLDKLGTASWEKTKKRVKEQLLKMAAELLQIAASRKAHPGHAFSAPDRYFAQFEADFEFEETPDQAKAIDDVLSDMQKPEPMDRLVCGDVGYGKTEVAMRAAFKATLDRKQVAVLVPTTVLAQQHFLSFKKRFKDYPVTVEVISGMKKPPEVRDILKRAKEGKVDILIGTHKLLGGEVAFKDLGLMIVDEEQRFGVKQKESLKKWRSQIDVLTLTATPIPRTLHMSMSGVRDMSIIATPPQDRRAIRTFVMKFDAQVVKEAIEREIARGGQVFFVHNRVESLPSMEQQLRELVPQLSIGVAHGQMGEGQLEKVMLEFTERKHQVLLCTAIIESGIDISSANTMIVNRADQFGLAQLYQLRGRVGRSRERAYAYLLVPTRRAVTRDAQRRLEVLQNFTELGAGFSIASHDLEIRGAGNLLGEKQSGAIAEIGFDMYAQLLEEAVAELQGQPPKVQIEPDVTLPMPALIPDDYVADVHQRLVFYKRFSQASHPDEVTDLRAELVDRYGEAPDEVDHLSELTLLKIDMRELRLRGLEVGPQRLVVTLGADALLDGPKVAALVQRSKGYYRLTPDMKLIGRVAQGVQGHDLISEARKVLRDLGHCSLPRS, encoded by the coding sequence ATGGACACTCCTTTCACTCAGAGGCTGGATGGCGAGGCGGCGGCGCAGCATGGCGGCGTGCCTCTCGTGGCAGGTGACACCCTCACCCGGTTGCTGGCGGAGCTGCGCCCAGGTCACCGCGTGCGCACGCAGGGGCTCAAGGGCTCCGCCCGAGGCCACGTGCTGGCCCGGCTGCACCGCGAGGCCCGCGCCCCGCTGGTGTGCGTCGCGGCGGACGAGGAGGCGGCGGACGCGCTGGCCTCCGACCTGGCGTTCTTCCTGGGCGGAACGGGCACCCTGCTGAAGCCGAGCGTGCTGCGCCTGCCCGCCGACGAGGTGCTCCCGTACGACGAGCTCTCGCCGGACGCGGCCCCCGTCACGGAACGACTGGGCGCGCTGTATCACCTGTCTCGAGGCACCCGCTTCCCGGTGCTGGTGATATCCCTGCGCGCGCTGCACCGCCGCGTGCTGCGCCCGGACGTCATGGACGCGCTCACGGACCGCGTCGTCGTGGGTCAGGATTACGACCGCGACACGCTGGCGCGGAAGCTGGCGCGGATGGGCTACCAGAACAGCCCGCTGGTGGAGGACGTGGGCACGTTCTCCGTGCGCGGCGGCCTGCTGGATGTCTTCAGCCCGCTCTACGACAAGCCGGTGCGTCTGGAGTTCTTCGGCGACACCATCGACTCCATCCGCGTGTTCGACCCGGAGTCGCAGCGCACGGTGGACGCGCTGAAGGAAGTGGACCTGGTCCCCGCGCGCGAGTTGCTGCTCACGGAGGACACGCGTCCCCGCGCCGAGGCCGCCGCCCGCGCGGTGGCCGACCGCATCAACCTGCCCACCATCCAGCTGCGCGAGCGACTGGACGCCCTGCGCGAGGGCCTGCCCGGCTTCGGCCTGGAGGGACTGCTCCCCGGACTCTTCGAGGGGGGCCTGGCCACGCTGTTCGACTTCCTGGGCCCGTGGAGCACGCAGCCGCCCATCTTCTACCTGGACGACCCGCTGGAGCTGGGCCGCGCCGCGGACGCGCTGTGGGATGAGCTGGAGCTCACGTTCGCCGCGGCCGAGGAGCGCAAGGACCTCATCTGCCCTCCGGCCGAGCACTTCCTCTCGCGCGAGGCGGTGGCGGAGAAGCTCGCCGCGTTCCGCGTCGTCGAGGGCGGTGGCCTGTCGCTGACCCAGTCGGAGAAGCCGCCGGTCCTCTTCCAGTTCGGCGGCACGCAGGACCTTCGCGAGGCCATCCTCGCGCACCACGGCGAGGAGGGCGCGCTGTCGCCGCTGGTGGAGCGCCTGCAGCGCTGGCGCGACTCGCGCGTGGCGTGCGCGGTGGCGTGCGGGACGCTGAGCCAGGCGGACCGGCTCAAGCGCCTGCTGCTGGACCGCAACGTCATGGTGAAGGTGCACACCGAGCCCATGACGGATGCCTCGGCGCTGTATGAGCCGTCCGTCTGGGCGCACCTCTTCACGGGAGAGGTGAGCCAGGGCTTCGTGGATGGCTCGGGCGGGCTGGCGGTGCTGTCGGACGAGGAGATCTTCGGCGTCCGCGCGCGTCGCCGCGTCAAGCGCAGCAAGAAGCTGGATGCGTTCGCCGCGGGCTTCAAGGACCTGAAGGAAGGCGACCTCATCGTCCACACCGACTTCGGCATCGGCCGGTACTCGGGCCTGACGAAGATGCAGGTGAACGGCGTGCCCGGGGACTTCCTCGTCCTCGAGTACGCGGGCCGCGACAAGATCTATCTGCCGGTGGGCCGCATGCGGCTCATCCAGAAGTTCACCGGCGGCAATCCGGAGTCGGTCCAGCTGGACAAGCTGGGCACGGCGAGCTGGGAGAAGACGAAGAAGCGCGTCAAGGAACAGCTGCTCAAGATGGCGGCGGAGCTCCTGCAAATCGCCGCTTCGCGCAAGGCGCACCCGGGCCATGCCTTCAGCGCGCCGGACCGCTACTTCGCCCAGTTCGAGGCGGACTTCGAGTTCGAGGAGACGCCGGACCAGGCGAAGGCCATCGACGACGTGCTGTCGGACATGCAGAAGCCGGAGCCCATGGACCGGCTCGTCTGCGGCGACGTGGGCTACGGCAAGACGGAGGTCGCCATGCGCGCGGCCTTCAAGGCCACGCTGGACCGCAAGCAGGTGGCGGTGCTGGTGCCGACGACGGTGCTGGCGCAGCAGCACTTCCTCTCGTTCAAGAAGCGCTTCAAGGACTACCCCGTCACGGTGGAGGTCATCTCCGGCATGAAGAAGCCGCCGGAGGTGCGCGACATCCTCAAGCGCGCGAAGGAAGGCAAGGTCGACATCCTCATCGGCACGCACAAGCTGCTGGGCGGCGAGGTGGCCTTCAAGGACCTGGGCCTGATGATTGTCGACGAGGAGCAGCGCTTCGGCGTGAAGCAGAAGGAGTCGCTCAAGAAGTGGCGCTCCCAGATTGACGTGCTGACGCTGACGGCCACGCCCATCCCTCGCACGCTGCACATGAGCATGTCGGGCGTGCGCGACATGAGCATCATCGCCACGCCGCCGCAGGACCGGCGCGCCATCCGCACCTTCGTGATGAAGTTCGACGCGCAGGTGGTGAAGGAGGCCATCGAGCGGGAGATTGCGCGCGGCGGGCAGGTGTTCTTCGTGCACAACCGCGTCGAGTCACTCCCCTCCATGGAGCAGCAGCTCCGGGAGCTGGTGCCGCAGCTCTCCATCGGCGTCGCGCACGGACAGATGGGCGAGGGGCAGCTGGAGAAGGTGATGCTCGAGTTCACCGAGCGCAAGCACCAGGTCCTCCTCTGCACCGCCATCATCGAGAGCGGCATCGACATCTCCAGCGCCAACACGATGATCGTGAACCGCGCGGACCAGTTCGGCCTGGCGCAGCTCTACCAGCTCCGAGGACGCGTGGGCCGCTCGAGGGAGCGCGCGTATGCCTATCTGCTGGTGCCCACGCGCCGGGCGGTGACGCGCGACGCGCAGCGACGGCTGGAGGTACTCCAGAACTTCACCGAGCTGGGCGCGGGCTTCTCCATCGCCAGCCATGACCTGGAGATTCGCGGCGCGGGCAACCTCCTGGGCGAGAAGCAGTCGGGCGCCATCGCGGAGATTGGCTTCGACATGTACGCGCAGCTCCTGGAAGAGGCCGTCGCGGAGCTCCAGGGCCAGCCGCCCAAGGTTCAAATCGAGCCGGACGTCACGCTGCCCATGCCCGCGCTCATCCCCGACGACTACGTCGCGGACGTGCACCAGCGGCTCGTCTTCTACAAGCGCTTCAGCCAGGCCAGCCACCCCGACGAAGTCACGGACCTGCGCGCGGAGCTGGTGGACCGCTACGGCGAGGCCCCCGACGAGGTGGACCACCTCTCCGAGCTCACGCTGCTGAAGATCGACATGCGCGAGCTGCGGCTGCGCGGCCTGGAAGTGGGCCCGCAGCGGCTGGTGGTGACACTGGGCGCGGATGCGCTGCTGGACGGCCCCAAGGTCGCGGCCCTGGTGCAGCGCTCCAAGGGCTACTACCGCCTCACGCCGGACATGAAGCTCATCGGCCGCGTGGCCCAAGGTGTCCAGGGCCACGACCTCATCTCCGAGGCGCGCAAGGTGCTTCGCGACCTGGGCCACTGCTCGCTGCCCCGGAGCTGA
- a CDS encoding c-type cytochrome, producing MMKRLVVVLSLCLAPNAFAADDVVDVWKAKCKSCHGDDGKAKTKMGQKESLADMSQPAWQAAVTDTDIRQMIADGSPRNTKMKPFKEKLTAAQIDALVGYIRTLKAK from the coding sequence ATGATGAAGCGGCTTGTCGTGGTGCTGAGCCTGTGTCTGGCCCCGAACGCCTTCGCGGCGGACGACGTGGTGGACGTGTGGAAGGCCAAGTGCAAGTCCTGTCATGGCGATGACGGCAAGGCGAAGACCAAGATGGGCCAGAAGGAGTCTCTCGCCGACATGAGCCAGCCCGCCTGGCAGGCGGCCGTGACGGACACGGACATCCGCCAGATGATTGCCGACGGCTCTCCTCGCAACACGAAGATGAAGCCCTTCAAGGAGAAGCTCACCGCCGCGCAGATTGACGCGCTGGTGGGATACATCCGCACCCTGAAGGCGAAGTAG
- a CDS encoding GumC family protein → MDGTVFDPAGGTSGLTPAGLMLRVRALWRRKWVVLGVAAVVAVLGAVYTLRQPKVFSASTSLIIDVMAPRFLDGEVKEVMGEERGNYWFNKEYYATQSEIITSRAVAGRVVDKVGLSTDAAFLGLSGVSDEKTRVQAMQGADAVGMLQGRIRVIPAKDSRVMNIAVDDVDAARAALLANEVAAAYMAENLALKLRMTEDARTWLEGRLEELESQSKVSELAVYDFKKDADMLSTSLESRMSIVSDRINSYNLSLTEVSARIAALQARVEAIEKLRKASPDDETWAEALPGAKDGPIQDLKKSYTEVRVACAELSERYFPEHPKLQECQGKLAVIQADFLKSLRNVVRSAETELSEAEAQRKNLVKLLDEAKAEAFLVNKKSIEYDRLKRESDNNQRLYELVLKRLKDIELSGLLRTSNVRVLDLARPVFVPVKPNVKRNLLVGLVMGLLAGVGVALLLDLLENSVATQTDIEERLGLAFLGVMPRIEGNRAPKDRDLFVHREPKSSVAECCRAIRTNLLFMSPDTPFKTLVVTSSGPQEGKSTTAISLGVAMAQSGNRVLLLDTDMRRPRLHRAFGVPNELGISSLVVGEGSLDAAVKSTEVPGLFVLPCGPLPPNPAELLHTRAFTELLKTVAGKFDRVLLDSPPLNAVADAAVLATQSDGVVLVLKAGKTNREAARRALRSLADVQARMYGAILNDVDLRAPRYGDTYLAYGQYGAEETKDRVAQS, encoded by the coding sequence GTGGATGGAACCGTGTTCGACCCGGCCGGTGGCACCAGTGGCCTGACGCCCGCGGGCTTGATGCTCCGCGTGCGGGCGCTGTGGCGACGCAAGTGGGTCGTGCTCGGCGTCGCGGCGGTGGTCGCGGTGCTGGGGGCCGTCTACACGCTGCGCCAGCCCAAGGTCTTCTCCGCCAGCACCTCGCTCATCATCGACGTGATGGCGCCTCGCTTCCTGGACGGCGAGGTGAAGGAGGTCATGGGGGAGGAGCGCGGCAACTACTGGTTCAACAAGGAGTACTACGCGACCCAGAGCGAAATCATCACCTCGCGCGCGGTGGCGGGCCGGGTGGTGGACAAGGTGGGGCTGTCCACGGACGCGGCCTTCCTGGGCCTCTCCGGCGTGTCGGACGAGAAGACGCGCGTGCAGGCGATGCAGGGCGCGGACGCGGTGGGGATGCTCCAGGGCCGCATCCGGGTGATTCCCGCGAAGGACTCGCGGGTGATGAACATCGCGGTGGATGACGTGGACGCGGCGCGCGCGGCGCTGCTCGCGAACGAGGTGGCCGCCGCGTACATGGCGGAGAACCTGGCGCTCAAGCTGCGCATGACGGAGGACGCGCGCACCTGGCTGGAGGGGCGGCTGGAGGAGCTGGAGAGCCAGTCGAAGGTGAGCGAGCTGGCCGTCTACGACTTCAAGAAGGACGCGGACATGTTGTCCACGTCGCTCGAGTCGCGGATGAGCATCGTCAGCGACCGCATCAACAGCTACAACCTGAGCCTCACCGAGGTGAGCGCGCGCATCGCCGCATTGCAGGCGCGCGTGGAGGCCATCGAGAAGCTGCGCAAGGCGTCACCAGACGACGAGACGTGGGCGGAGGCCCTGCCGGGCGCGAAGGATGGCCCCATCCAGGACCTCAAGAAGAGCTACACCGAAGTGCGCGTGGCGTGCGCGGAGCTGTCCGAGCGCTACTTCCCCGAGCACCCCAAGCTCCAGGAGTGCCAGGGCAAGCTGGCGGTGATCCAGGCCGACTTCCTCAAGAGCCTGCGCAACGTGGTGCGCTCGGCGGAGACGGAGCTGTCGGAGGCGGAGGCGCAGCGCAAGAACCTGGTGAAGCTGTTGGACGAGGCCAAGGCGGAGGCCTTCCTCGTGAACAAGAAGTCCATCGAGTACGACCGCCTCAAGCGCGAGTCGGACAACAACCAGCGCCTCTACGAGCTGGTGCTCAAGCGGCTCAAGGACATCGAGCTGTCGGGCCTGTTGCGCACCAGCAACGTGCGCGTGCTGGACCTGGCGCGGCCCGTCTTCGTGCCCGTGAAGCCCAACGTGAAGCGCAACCTGCTGGTGGGCCTGGTGATGGGCCTGCTCGCGGGCGTGGGCGTGGCGCTGCTGCTGGACCTCTTGGAGAACAGCGTGGCCACGCAGACGGACATCGAGGAGCGGCTGGGGTTGGCCTTCCTCGGCGTCATGCCGCGCATCGAGGGCAACCGGGCGCCGAAGGACCGCGACCTCTTCGTCCACCGCGAGCCCAAGTCCTCCGTGGCGGAGTGCTGCCGCGCCATCCGGACGAACCTGTTGTTCATGTCGCCGGACACGCCGTTCAAGACGCTGGTGGTGACGTCCAGCGGTCCGCAGGAGGGCAAGTCCACCACGGCCATCAGCCTGGGCGTGGCGATGGCCCAGAGCGGCAACCGCGTGCTGCTGCTGGACACGGACATGCGCAGGCCGCGGCTGCACCGCGCCTTCGGCGTGCCCAACGAGCTGGGCATCTCCTCGCTGGTGGTGGGCGAGGGCTCGCTCGACGCGGCCGTGAAGAGCACGGAGGTGCCCGGCCTCTTCGTGTTGCCGTGCGGCCCGCTGCCGCCCAACCCGGCGGAGCTGCTGCACACGCGCGCCTTCACGGAGCTGCTCAAGACGGTGGCGGGGAAGTTCGACCGCGTGCTCCTGGACAGCCCGCCGCTCAACGCGGTGGCGGACGCGGCGGTGCTGGCCACGCAGAGTGACGGCGTGGTGTTGGTGCTGAAGGCCGGCAAGACGAACCGCGAGGCGGCGCGGCGTGCGTTGCGCTCGCTGGCGGATGTGCAGGCGCGCATGTACGGGGCCATCCTCAACGACGTGGACCTGCGGGCGCCGCGCTATGGGGACACGTACCTGGCCTATGGCCAGTACGGCGCCGAGGAGACGAAGGACAGGGTGGCGCAGTCGTGA
- a CDS encoding bifunctional glycosyltransferase/class I SAM-dependent methyltransferase, translated as MSFQHSVIIPFDSSTVDAAAHFARELAGRAEVVLAGDGQPDVASRPGLQVLSVQGGKGAAIRAALSHVTSAVTVLQDPDAAYSPDAHQALMGPLKDDTADAVFGRRGTAGLDPEAWAERALGHVTRFVTDVAVKDPLSGVRAFRTEALRSVTLTSDDDAVDAELVVKLAAQLFRLTEVTLPPLQAVPRRPRAARLSQLRTLMRYATVRDDADNQHEGYTTLERMDGAVHYNQWLGRRFRAHLGRRVLEIGAGIGTITRELESGAELLIALEVDRFYVDRLKNLFRGRPHVRPYLSDVALADWESLKGEQLDTIVLSNVLEHIPDDASAVRRFRQILAPGGRVLILVPALEQLFGSIDEAVGHHRRYTPATLRAVLEENGFEVEKLEWMNLVGMPGWFVNSRLLRRRSVPKLQLKLYDTLAPLFARAEAHVKLPVGMSLFAVARVTGSDA; from the coding sequence GTGAGCTTCCAGCATTCGGTCATCATCCCCTTCGACTCCTCCACCGTGGATGCCGCTGCCCACTTCGCCCGAGAGCTCGCCGGACGCGCGGAAGTCGTCCTCGCCGGCGACGGCCAGCCCGATGTCGCCTCGCGGCCGGGCCTCCAGGTTCTCAGCGTCCAAGGAGGCAAGGGCGCGGCCATCCGCGCGGCGCTGTCCCATGTGACGAGCGCCGTGACGGTGCTCCAGGACCCGGACGCCGCCTACTCGCCGGACGCACATCAGGCGCTGATGGGGCCGTTGAAGGACGACACCGCGGACGCCGTCTTCGGACGCCGGGGCACCGCGGGGCTCGACCCCGAGGCGTGGGCCGAGCGCGCGCTGGGCCACGTCACCCGCTTCGTCACGGACGTGGCGGTGAAGGACCCGCTCAGCGGCGTGCGCGCGTTCCGCACGGAGGCCCTGCGCTCCGTCACGCTCACCAGCGATGACGACGCGGTGGACGCGGAGCTGGTGGTGAAGCTGGCCGCGCAGCTCTTCCGGCTCACCGAAGTCACCCTGCCGCCGCTCCAGGCCGTGCCTCGCCGCCCCCGCGCGGCGCGCCTGTCGCAGCTGCGCACGCTGATGCGCTACGCCACCGTGCGCGACGACGCCGACAACCAGCACGAGGGCTACACCACGCTGGAGCGCATGGACGGCGCCGTCCACTACAACCAGTGGCTGGGCCGCCGCTTCCGCGCGCACCTGGGCCGCCGCGTGCTGGAGATTGGCGCGGGCATCGGCACGATCACCCGCGAGCTGGAGTCCGGCGCGGAGCTGCTCATCGCGCTGGAGGTGGACCGCTTCTACGTGGACCGGCTGAAGAACCTCTTCCGAGGCCGGCCGCACGTGCGCCCCTACCTGTCCGATGTGGCGCTCGCGGATTGGGAGTCGCTCAAGGGCGAGCAGCTGGACACCATCGTCCTCTCCAACGTGCTGGAGCACATCCCCGACGACGCGTCTGCGGTGCGCCGCTTCCGCCAGATTCTTGCCCCGGGCGGGCGCGTGCTCATCCTGGTGCCCGCGCTGGAGCAGCTGTTCGGCAGCATCGACGAGGCCGTGGGCCACCACCGCCGCTACACGCCGGCCACGCTGCGCGCCGTGCTGGAGGAGAACGGCTTCGAGGTGGAGAAGCTGGAGTGGATGAACCTGGTGGGCATGCCCGGCTGGTTCGTCAACAGCCGCCTCTTGCGCCGCCGCTCGGTGCCCAAGCTCCAGCTCAAGCTCTACGACACGCTGGCCCCGCTGTTCGCCCGCGCCGAGGCCCACGTGAAGCTGCCCGTGGGCATGAGCCTCTTCGCCGTGGCCCGCGTCACGGGGTCCGACGCGTGA
- a CDS encoding PAS domain-containing sensor histidine kinase produces MVVLRSVRSAGHGILDFECVSANAHAERWLGREERSLVRQRLLEEAPWVGECGLFASCVRVAVRREPEVVRVSRQSSVGTVWMLARVSPWEDGVVVFLEDLTERMASEEALRRDHDLLHAVIESATDAIYVKDLDARYVLINPATARAFNRAPQDILGRTDLELLGDTAAPAVTNDREVIESGVTATYEDADGGPGSDQIWQTTKGVLRRGDGTVYGLFGISRDVTARRRQEHERDEEARFQERFIGVLGHDLGNPLAAVRLSAAALLAQPTLTPEVRRVAQRIDGSAERMARLVKQLLDFTRARMAGGIPLRPREVCMASVCRRIISELEPAHPEQRVDLEVDGECRGVWDEERLGQVLSNLVGNALQHSPRGTSVRVRLAANDPLFQRVEVHNLGPPIPDSLRPRLFAPFHRAAPDPGGPRPHRHGLGLGLYIVSQIVTAHGGWVDVASSLDAGTCFAVTLPRIAQASEESPPPRWA; encoded by the coding sequence GTGGTCGTGTTGCGCAGCGTTCGCTCCGCTGGGCACGGCATCCTGGACTTCGAGTGCGTCTCCGCGAATGCGCATGCCGAGCGCTGGCTGGGACGGGAAGAGCGCTCCCTGGTGCGTCAGCGGCTGCTGGAAGAAGCCCCCTGGGTGGGCGAATGTGGCCTGTTCGCCTCTTGTGTCCGCGTGGCGGTGCGCCGGGAGCCGGAAGTGGTGCGTGTGTCGCGCCAGTCCTCCGTGGGCACGGTGTGGATGCTGGCGCGCGTCTCCCCGTGGGAGGACGGCGTCGTCGTCTTCCTGGAGGATTTGACGGAGCGGATGGCGTCGGAGGAGGCGCTGCGCCGGGACCATGACCTGCTGCATGCGGTCATCGAGAGCGCCACGGACGCCATCTACGTGAAGGACCTGGACGCGCGCTACGTGCTCATCAACCCGGCCACCGCGCGGGCCTTCAACCGGGCGCCGCAGGACATCCTCGGGCGCACCGACCTGGAGCTCCTGGGGGACACGGCGGCGCCCGCGGTGACGAATGATCGCGAGGTCATCGAGTCCGGCGTCACCGCGACGTACGAGGACGCGGACGGTGGACCCGGCAGCGACCAGATATGGCAGACGACCAAGGGCGTGCTGCGCCGGGGGGATGGCACCGTCTACGGCTTGTTCGGCATCAGCCGCGACGTCACCGCGCGCCGCCGCCAGGAGCACGAGCGCGACGAGGAGGCCCGGTTCCAGGAGCGCTTCATCGGGGTGCTGGGGCATGACCTGGGAAACCCGCTGGCCGCCGTGAGGCTGTCCGCCGCGGCGCTCCTGGCGCAGCCCACGCTGACGCCCGAGGTGCGCCGCGTGGCCCAGCGCATCGACGGGAGCGCCGAGCGCATGGCGCGGCTGGTGAAACAGTTGCTTGATTTCACGCGGGCGCGGATGGCGGGAGGCATTCCCTTGCGTCCGCGCGAGGTGTGCATGGCGTCGGTGTGTCGCCGCATCATCTCGGAGCTGGAGCCCGCGCACCCCGAGCAGCGCGTGGACCTGGAAGTGGACGGCGAGTGCCGCGGTGTGTGGGACGAGGAGCGGCTGGGGCAGGTGCTCTCGAACCTGGTGGGCAATGCGCTGCAACACAGCCCCCGAGGCACCTCGGTGCGCGTGCGGCTGGCGGCGAACGACCCGTTGTTCCAGCGGGTGGAGGTCCACAACCTGGGGCCGCCGATTCCGGACTCCCTGCGCCCGCGCCTGTTCGCGCCCTTCCACCGCGCGGCGCCGGACCCCGGAGGGCCTCGGCCTCATCGTCACGGGCTGGGGTTGGGGCTCTACATCGTCTCGCAAATCGTCACGGCCCACGGTGGGTGGGTGGACGTCGCGTCCTCGCTGGATGCGGGGACGTGCTTCGCGGTGACGCTGCCTCGCATCGCCCAGGCGTCGGAGGAGTCTCCGCCGCCGCGCTGGGCCTGA